Proteins from a single region of Rhodospirillales bacterium:
- a CDS encoding peptidylprolyl isomerase produces the protein MFKKLILTAGSLLLMTTTSNAASDADTLKLELSTGGTVSIEMLPDRAPAHVERIKKLTREGFYDGIVFHRVIDGFMAQTGDPTGTGTGGSSEPDLPAEFTDYAYKRGTIGMARTANPNSANSQFFICFSDDGCSFLTGQYTVWGQVTGGMEFVDAITRGEPPANPDKIIKAMIASDATNNSAAAETPAAPETKAPAEAEITEPAAGEPSAEESDNSEAAAE, from the coding sequence ATGTTTAAGAAACTCATTCTGACTGCCGGGAGCTTGCTACTCATGACCACAACATCAAACGCGGCCAGTGACGCCGATACTCTGAAACTCGAACTATCAACCGGAGGAACGGTCAGCATCGAAATGCTGCCCGACCGTGCGCCTGCACATGTTGAGCGCATCAAAAAACTCACCCGCGAAGGCTTTTACGACGGCATCGTCTTTCACCGCGTTATCGACGGCTTCATGGCCCAAACCGGCGACCCAACCGGCACCGGAACAGGCGGTTCAAGCGAGCCTGACCTGCCTGCCGAATTCACCGACTACGCATACAAACGCGGCACAATCGGCATGGCCCGCACAGCCAACCCAAACAGCGCGAATTCTCAGTTTTTCATATGCTTTTCCGATGATGGCTGCTCCTTCCTGACCGGCCAATACACGGTATGGGGCCAGGTTACAGGCGGTATGGAATTTGTTGATGCGATTACCCGCGGTGAGCCGCCTGCCAACCCTGACAAAATCATCAAAGCGATGATTGCCAGCGACGCGACAAATAATTCAGCCGCAGCAGAGACACCTGCTGCGCCAGAAACCAAAGCGCCTGCCGAAGCTGAAATCACAGAACCTGCCGCTGGTGAACCTTCTGCAGAAGAATCCGACAACAGCGAAGCCGCTGCTGAGTAA
- the bfr gene encoding bacterioferritin — translation MKGDKKVIQYLNDALKKELGAINQYFLHSRILEDWGITKLAKHEYNESIEEMHHADELIKRILFLGGLPNLQEVAKLYIGETVKETLECDLKIELEGVTGYKEGIKYCREVDDFVTEDLFKKILAEEEGHVDYLETQLEMIQQMGLENYIQINSQSPLDTEGE, via the coding sequence ATGAAAGGTGACAAAAAAGTAATCCAATACCTCAATGATGCCCTCAAAAAAGAGCTCGGCGCGATCAACCAGTATTTCCTGCATTCGCGCATACTCGAAGATTGGGGCATCACCAAACTCGCCAAACACGAATACAACGAATCGATCGAGGAAATGCACCACGCTGATGAACTCATCAAACGCATTCTCTTCCTTGGCGGCCTGCCAAACCTGCAGGAAGTCGCCAAGCTTTATATCGGCGAAACCGTCAAGGAAACCCTTGAATGCGACCTCAAAATTGAACTCGAAGGCGTAACCGGTTACAAAGAAGGCATTAAATACTGCCGTGAAGTCGACGACTTCGTAACCGAAGATCTGTTCAAAAAAATCCTCGCAGAAGAAGAAGGCCACGTCGATTATCTCGAAACCCAGCTTGAAATGATCCAGCAAATGGGCCTCGAAAACTACATTCAGATCAACTCCCAAAGTCCGCTCGACACCGAAGGAGAATAG
- a CDS encoding adenylosuccinate lyase, whose amino-acid sequence MIPRYSRPEMANIFEQENKFSIWLEVETLALEKMADLGIVPESAAIALRGKGDFDIARIDEIEAEVKHDVIAFLTSVAEHVGEESRFVHQGMTSSDVIDTSFAVMLTQAADLIIEDLDKLLAALKKQALAHKDTLCIGRSHGIQGEPTTFGLKMAGHYAAFARAKKRMIAAKEEISTITISGAVGTYPVLPPEVEQYVADKLGLKPETVATQVIPRDRHAMFFATLGVIASSIENLAVEIRHLQRTEVREAEEYFDPGQKGSSAMPHKRNPIGSENMTGQARIIRAAVIPALENVALWHERDISHSSVERTILPDALISADYAINRLAGIIDRLLVYPERMIHNLEMTGGLLFSQRVMLALTQEGISREDAYRIVQKNAMAVWEDRANGKGSKTLRGELENDAAVTDKLDSAAFEAIFNYDAYTKNIESIINRALA is encoded by the coding sequence ATGATCCCACGCTATTCCCGCCCTGAAATGGCCAATATTTTCGAACAAGAAAACAAATTCAGCATCTGGCTGGAGGTAGAGACTCTCGCCCTTGAAAAAATGGCCGATCTCGGTATCGTCCCTGAAAGCGCAGCCATTGCCCTGCGCGGAAAAGGCGACTTCGACATCGCCCGCATCGATGAGATCGAGGCCGAAGTCAAACACGACGTCATCGCCTTCCTCACCTCCGTCGCCGAACATGTCGGCGAGGAATCCCGCTTCGTCCATCAAGGCATGACCAGCTCCGACGTGATCGACACCTCTTTCGCCGTCATGCTGACCCAGGCCGCCGATCTGATTATCGAGGATCTCGACAAACTCCTCGCTGCGCTCAAGAAACAGGCTCTGGCCCATAAAGACACGCTGTGCATTGGCCGCTCCCACGGTATTCAGGGCGAGCCCACAACCTTTGGCCTGAAAATGGCCGGCCACTACGCCGCCTTCGCCCGCGCGAAAAAGCGCATGATCGCCGCGAAAGAAGAAATCTCAACCATTACAATCTCAGGCGCTGTAGGCACCTACCCCGTCCTGCCGCCAGAAGTCGAACAATATGTGGCCGATAAACTCGGCCTCAAGCCCGAAACCGTCGCCACACAAGTCATCCCCCGCGACCGCCACGCCATGTTCTTTGCCACGCTCGGCGTCATCGCCAGCTCAATCGAAAACCTCGCCGTCGAGATCCGCCACCTCCAGCGCACCGAAGTCCGCGAGGCGGAAGAATATTTCGACCCTGGTCAGAAAGGCTCCTCTGCCATGCCGCATAAGCGAAATCCCATCGGCAGCGAAAACATGACCGGGCAAGCCCGCATCATCCGCGCCGCCGTCATTCCGGCCCTCGAAAATGTCGCCCTGTGGCATGAACGCGACATCTCACACTCCTCCGTTGAGCGCACGATATTGCCCGATGCCCTCATCTCGGCTGACTACGCAATCAATCGCCTCGCCGGAATTATCGACCGCCTGCTCGTTTACCCAGAGCGCATGATACACAATCTGGAAATGACCGGCGGACTGCTCTTCTCTCAACGCGTCATGCTCGCCCTCACCCAGGAAGGTATCTCCCGCGAGGACGCCTACCGCATCGTTCAGAAAAACGCCATGGCCGTTTGGGAAGACCGCGCCAACGGCAAAGGCTCCAAAACCTTACGCGGCGAACTGGAAAACGACGCGGCTGTCACGGATAAACTTGACTCCGCCGCCTTTGAGGCTATCTTCAACTACGATGCTTACACCAAAAATATCGAAAGCATCATCAACCGCGCACTTGCTTAA
- a CDS encoding murein L,D-transpeptidase, protein MTILACLILSACAPQLPTSEKLEQIRLAKQDALATEITASGLTLGQPTYIRVFKSENLVETWVQDETTGRYAPFKTYPICNYSGLLGPKLMEGDRQAPEGFYTVTARQMNPWSQYHLSFDIGYPNAFDRALGHTGSNLMIHGDCKSDGCYALTDPAIEEVYLLTEASIREGHPVPVHIFPFRMHARNMAQHNASPWSPFWQNLREGYDAFEITRIPPEIRVQTDLTGAMYIFEEQNFKTALY, encoded by the coding sequence ATGACGATACTAGCATGTCTTATCTTATCCGCCTGCGCGCCGCAGCTTCCCACTTCGGAAAAGCTGGAACAGATCCGCCTCGCCAAACAGGACGCTTTGGCCACTGAAATAACCGCCAGCGGCCTGACACTGGGCCAACCCACTTACATCCGCGTCTTCAAATCCGAAAATCTCGTCGAAACATGGGTGCAAGATGAAACAACCGGCCGCTACGCCCCGTTCAAAACCTACCCCATCTGCAATTACTCCGGCCTGCTCGGCCCCAAACTGATGGAAGGCGACCGCCAGGCCCCCGAAGGCTTCTATACCGTCACAGCCCGGCAAATGAACCCGTGGAGCCAATACCACCTGTCCTTTGACATCGGCTACCCCAACGCATTCGACCGCGCATTGGGGCACACCGGCTCAAACCTGATGATCCATGGCGACTGCAAATCCGACGGCTGCTATGCGCTCACCGATCCGGCCATCGAAGAAGTCTACCTCCTCACCGAAGCCTCAATCCGCGAAGGCCACCCCGTGCCCGTGCACATCTTCCCGTTCCGCATGCATGCCCGGAATATGGCCCAGCACAACGCCAGTCCATGGTCCCCCTTCTGGCAGAACCTGCGCGAAGGCTACGACGCCTTTGAAATCACCAGAATTCCACCGGAAATTCGCGTTCAAACCGACCTTACCGGCGCAATGTACATATTCGAAGAACAAAACTTTAAAACAGCCTTGTATTAG
- the radC gene encoding DNA repair protein RadC: MTAAQKAQKPHYRGHRDRLRERFAKTPDALADYELLELVLFLAIPQKDVKPLAKDLLKRFGSLSEIMHAPIEELTRVEGIKDKTALALKSITALSNRAAKNELINKPVLNSWTRLMDYCHATMAHETREHFRILFLNKKNELIADEIQGSGTVDHTPAYPREIMKRALELGATALILMHNHPSGDPKPSQADVDMTTQIISAGQPFNIVIHDHIVMSKNGYSSFKNMGLL, translated from the coding sequence ATGACCGCCGCACAGAAAGCACAAAAACCACACTATCGCGGCCACCGTGATCGCCTGCGTGAACGCTTCGCCAAAACCCCTGACGCACTGGCCGATTACGAACTGCTCGAACTCGTTCTTTTCCTCGCCATCCCGCAAAAAGACGTCAAACCGCTGGCTAAAGACCTCCTCAAACGCTTCGGCAGCCTGTCCGAAATCATGCACGCGCCCATCGAAGAACTCACCCGCGTCGAAGGCATAAAAGACAAAACCGCGCTGGCCCTCAAATCCATCACCGCGCTATCCAACCGCGCCGCCAAAAACGAACTGATAAACAAACCCGTCCTCAATTCCTGGACCCGCCTGATGGATTATTGCCACGCCACAATGGCCCATGAAACGCGGGAGCATTTCCGCATTCTCTTCCTCAATAAAAAGAACGAACTCATCGCCGATGAAATTCAGGGCTCCGGCACGGTTGACCACACCCCGGCCTATCCGCGTGAAATCATGAAACGCGCACTTGAACTCGGCGCGACCGCGCTCATCCTCATGCATAACCACCCCAGCGGCGATCCCAAACCCTCCCAAGCCGATGTCGATATGACCACCCAGATCATCAGCGCCGGGCAGCCTTTCAACATCGTTATCCACGACCATATCGTCATGTCCAAAAACGGCTATTCCAGTTTTAAAAATATGGGATTACTCTAA
- the map gene encoding type I methionyl aminopeptidase translates to MNTANTYTSEGIELHADNADFEGMRRAGKLAATILDEVTPLVVPGVTTEELDKFCHEYALKHNAIPAPLGYGEGPGRPPFPKATCTSVNHVVCHGIPNEKTLREGDIVNIDVTVILDGWHGDTSRMYMVGNKHSVKAKRLVDVTYDAMMRGIEAVKPGATLGDVGYAIQSYAESERFGVVTDFCGHGLGKVFHAPPSVMHIGQPGKGTVLEPGMFFTIEPMINAGDYRTKVLPDGWTAITKDRSLSAQFEHSLAVTDDGFEIFTLSPKGYTKPPYE, encoded by the coding sequence ATGAACACCGCCAATACATACACATCAGAAGGTATCGAACTCCACGCCGACAACGCCGACTTCGAAGGCATGCGGAGAGCCGGAAAACTCGCCGCTACTATTCTCGATGAAGTCACACCACTTGTCGTGCCCGGCGTCACTACCGAAGAGCTCGATAAATTCTGTCATGAATACGCCCTCAAACATAACGCCATCCCCGCCCCGCTGGGTTACGGCGAAGGACCGGGCCGCCCCCCCTTCCCCAAGGCCACCTGCACCTCGGTCAATCATGTCGTATGCCACGGTATCCCGAACGAGAAAACCTTACGCGAAGGCGACATCGTCAATATCGACGTCACCGTCATCCTCGATGGCTGGCACGGCGATACCTCGCGTATGTATATGGTGGGCAATAAACATTCGGTCAAAGCCAAGCGGCTTGTAGACGTCACCTATGACGCCATGATGCGCGGCATCGAGGCCGTTAAGCCCGGTGCAACCCTCGGCGATGTTGGCTACGCCATCCAGTCTTATGCCGAAAGTGAGCGCTTTGGCGTTGTCACCGATTTCTGCGGTCACGGGCTGGGCAAGGTCTTCCATGCGCCCCCTTCCGTCATGCATATCGGCCAGCCCGGCAAAGGCACGGTGTTAGAGCCCGGCATGTTCTTCACGATTGAGCCCATGATCAACGCGGGAGATTATCGCACCAAAGTCCTGCCCGATGGCTGGACCGCCATTACCAAAGACCGCTCGCTATCGGCGCAGTTCGAACATTCCCTCGCCGTCACTGACGACGGCTTCGAAATCTTCACCCTTTCTCCAAAGGGGTACACAAAGCCTCCTTATGAATAA
- a CDS encoding competence/damage-inducible protein A yields the protein MGQRSSLVVIGNEILSGRTSDKNINWIAEHMTKHGVPLAEVRVVPDIEEKIIEAVNVLRDEYDYVFTTGGIGPTHDDITATSIAKAMGVVFERHAEAYHVLLDYYGPDELNETRARMANMPRGARLLLNPVSGAPGFAIENVFVMAGVPRIMRAMLEHVIAEIKPGAAILSNTVFCDLKESIVAEGLREIQGRYETVDIGSYPSFRGGALNVSVVLRGTDEATIRAATKEVLALVERCGGGAQSLSFQVPVDD from the coding sequence ATGGGACAGAGATCTTCACTTGTTGTTATCGGTAATGAAATTCTTTCCGGGCGCACGTCTGACAAGAATATTAACTGGATTGCCGAGCATATGACTAAACATGGCGTGCCTTTGGCTGAGGTGCGCGTGGTGCCGGATATTGAGGAAAAGATTATTGAGGCGGTGAATGTTTTGCGCGACGAATATGATTACGTGTTTACGACGGGTGGGATTGGTCCGACACATGACGATATTACGGCAACCAGCATAGCCAAGGCGATGGGAGTTGTGTTTGAGCGGCATGCGGAAGCGTATCATGTGTTGCTGGATTATTATGGGCCGGATGAGTTGAACGAGACACGCGCGCGCATGGCCAATATGCCGCGCGGGGCGCGTTTGTTGCTTAACCCTGTGTCGGGTGCGCCGGGGTTTGCAATTGAAAATGTGTTTGTGATGGCCGGCGTACCGCGGATTATGCGCGCGATGCTGGAGCATGTGATTGCCGAGATTAAGCCAGGCGCGGCGATTTTATCCAATACTGTGTTTTGTGATCTGAAAGAAAGCATTGTGGCGGAAGGGCTGCGCGAAATTCAGGGGCGTTATGAAACGGTTGATATCGGGAGTTACCCGTCCTTTCGCGGAGGGGCGTTGAATGTGAGCGTGGTTTTGCGCGGAACTGATGAGGCGACTATTCGCGCGGCGACGAAGGAGGTTTTGGCGTTGGTAGAGCGCTGTGGCGGTGGTGCGCAGAGTTTGAGCTTTCAGGTGCCTGTGGATGATTGA
- a CDS encoding pentapeptide repeat-containing protein — translation MQHHQIRSTVDNTVLFEGRFENFKACLEQAVADRVALHCVNLRNQNLTNANLDDALMPGADFSGTNLTGANMSESYLKGADFKSTVLYNTCFYDSNLSACNFEGAAFGATDIHGTILSHAQFSTLSCFCLDFVRARAMSGCIFINPDGRICEMSKPPIVVRGAGNAPIILLDNKIKSGHNIIDHKRLRPLIEKLSVRTLRKRIAT, via the coding sequence ATGCAACACCACCAAATCCGGTCTACTGTAGACAATACCGTTCTGTTTGAAGGACGCTTTGAAAACTTCAAAGCCTGTCTCGAACAAGCGGTTGCAGATCGGGTTGCACTTCACTGTGTAAACCTGCGTAACCAAAACCTGACCAACGCCAATCTCGACGATGCGCTCATGCCCGGTGCCGATTTTTCCGGCACCAACCTCACCGGCGCTAATATGTCAGAATCCTATCTTAAGGGCGCAGACTTCAAAAGCACCGTGCTCTATAACACCTGCTTCTACGATTCAAACCTAAGCGCCTGCAATTTCGAAGGTGCCGCCTTCGGGGCCACAGATATTCACGGCACCATCCTCAGCCACGCGCAATTTTCAACGCTCTCATGTTTCTGTCTCGACTTCGTGCGCGCCAGAGCCATGAGCGGCTGCATCTTCATTAACCCCGATGGCCGTATATGCGAAATGTCCAAGCCACCCATCGTCGTACGCGGCGCTGGAAATGCCCCTATTATTTTGCTCGACAACAAAATCAAATCTGGCCACAACATCATCGACCACAAACGACTGCGCCCGCTGATAGAAAAGCTCTCTGTTCGCACCCTGCGAAAGCGCATTGCCACGTGA
- the uvrC gene encoding excinuclease ABC subunit UvrC → MLCNLWYGGCAAAPLHPEGGGLKLTAMDDVVKISPVELGARIIKGYVKKLPDTPGVYRMLCEGGEVLYVGKAKSLKKRVVNYTRPETLPIRLQRMISITRAMEFVHTHTEAEALLLESNLIKKFNPKYNVLLRDDKSFPYILMTEDHDFPQVVKHRGAKKRKGQYYGPFASAGDVNRTIGVLQRVFLLRNCSDGYFAQRTRPCLQYHIKRCTAPCVGKVSKKEYARQIMEAQDFLDGKSQAVQTRMVEKMQTACSAQNYEAAAVYRDRIQALSSIHARQDINVAGLGNVDVMALAQKEGRSCVQVFFFRGGRNYGNWSYFPRHDRDEEPANVMAAFMAQFYENKLVPKNVLVNVLPEEKALLEEAFSSKVSHKVVISKPQRGGRKRIVDFALRNAREALARNLVEKAGEAKLLAGVADLFGMDELPKRIEVYDNSHISGTNMVGGMIVAGPDGFNTGAYRKFNIKRAEAGDDYGMMREVLERRFKRALKEAPEMSGPNWPDLLLIDGGKGQLSACAEVLEDYGVLDALTLVAISKGPDRNAGREQFHMVGRASFQLPVNDPVLHYLQRLRDEAHRFAIGTHRARRQKQINASPLDGVPGVGGKRKKALLNYFGSAKAVAGAGVEDLQKVEGISESLAQVIYDYFH, encoded by the coding sequence ATGTTATGTAACCTTTGGTATGGTGGTTGTGCTGCCGCGCCATTGCATCCTGAAGGGGGAGGTCTTAAATTAACGGCCATGGATGATGTAGTTAAAATTTCGCCGGTTGAACTCGGCGCACGTATTATTAAGGGCTATGTGAAAAAGCTGCCTGATACGCCGGGGGTGTATCGAATGCTTTGCGAGGGCGGGGAGGTTCTTTATGTCGGTAAAGCAAAATCCCTGAAAAAACGCGTGGTGAATTATACGCGCCCTGAAACATTGCCGATCCGGTTACAGCGGATGATTAGCATCACCAGAGCTATGGAGTTTGTTCATACGCATACGGAAGCCGAAGCGTTATTGCTGGAATCGAACCTGATTAAGAAGTTTAATCCTAAATATAATGTGCTTTTGCGTGATGATAAGAGTTTTCCCTATATCCTGATGACGGAGGATCATGATTTCCCGCAGGTGGTGAAGCATCGCGGGGCAAAAAAGCGCAAAGGGCAATATTACGGGCCGTTTGCGAGTGCGGGTGATGTCAACCGGACGATTGGGGTTTTGCAGCGGGTGTTTTTGCTTCGTAATTGTTCGGATGGTTATTTTGCACAGCGCACGCGGCCATGTTTGCAGTATCATATTAAGCGCTGCACTGCGCCGTGTGTGGGGAAGGTGAGCAAGAAAGAATATGCGCGGCAGATTATGGAAGCGCAAGATTTTCTCGATGGTAAAAGTCAGGCCGTACAAACGCGCATGGTGGAGAAAATGCAGACGGCCTGTAGTGCGCAGAATTATGAAGCGGCGGCGGTGTATCGGGACAGGATTCAGGCGCTTAGCTCTATTCATGCGCGGCAGGACATTAATGTTGCCGGGCTGGGGAATGTCGATGTGATGGCGCTGGCGCAGAAAGAGGGGCGGTCTTGTGTGCAGGTGTTTTTCTTTCGCGGCGGGCGCAATTACGGTAACTGGTCTTATTTTCCCCGTCATGACCGGGATGAGGAGCCTGCGAATGTGATGGCGGCGTTTATGGCGCAGTTCTATGAGAATAAGCTGGTTCCTAAAAATGTGCTGGTTAATGTATTGCCGGAAGAGAAGGCGTTGCTTGAGGAGGCGTTTAGCTCAAAGGTTTCGCATAAGGTTGTGATTTCAAAGCCCCAGCGAGGCGGGCGTAAGCGGATTGTCGATTTTGCCCTGCGCAATGCGCGTGAGGCGCTGGCCCGTAATCTGGTTGAAAAAGCCGGTGAGGCGAAGTTGCTCGCCGGGGTGGCGGATCTGTTCGGGATGGATGAGCTTCCCAAGCGGATCGAAGTTTATGATAACTCGCATATTTCGGGGACGAATATGGTCGGCGGTATGATTGTGGCCGGGCCGGACGGGTTTAATACGGGGGCGTATAGGAAATTTAATATTAAACGGGCTGAAGCCGGCGATGATTACGGCATGATGCGCGAAGTTCTGGAGCGGCGCTTTAAGCGTGCGCTGAAAGAGGCGCCGGAAATGTCCGGACCGAATTGGCCGGATTTATTATTGATTGATGGCGGTAAAGGGCAGCTTAGCGCTTGTGCCGAAGTGTTGGAGGATTACGGCGTACTTGATGCGCTCACGCTGGTGGCGATTTCAAAGGGACCGGATCGTAATGCGGGCCGTGAACAGTTTCATATGGTTGGACGGGCGAGTTTTCAATTGCCGGTGAATGATCCGGTTTTGCATTATTTGCAGCGTTTGCGTGATGAGGCGCACCGGTTTGCTATTGGGACGCACCGGGCGCGGCGGCAAAAACAGATTAACGCTTCGCCGCTTGACGGGGTGCCTGGCGTGGGGGGAAAGCGCAAGAAGGCGTTGCTCAATTATTTTGGATCGGCTAAGGCGGTGGCTGGCGCGGGGGTGGAAGATCTGCAAAAGGTTGAAGGTATTTCAGAATCTCTTGCACAGGTTATTTATGACTATTTTCATTGA
- a CDS encoding peptidoglycan-binding protein codes for MAKSGFSFLSLLGITDSPESSPESLPKNAANNHVYDVQIVPGESKAESTAKITVDKGAVEQIEGDTLEDKAQAIEKELNEANQQYDIAGPAEYDVAIVCDDTSPQSTAPVAPAAPVEIKHFRQEESVMGIQSYLIGRGHERVGDKHNNPDGMFGNGSNKALAEEIKSFQQQNGIEPTGEYNDATRQAYLTQAAKMEGGSAGRDALEGFVEGLDAMKNKDIDGHSALDRVYHPEQAVEQAPQAGMCKITIDTSILDSTFSVKPT; via the coding sequence ATGGCAAAGTCAGGTTTCAGTTTTTTAAGCTTGCTGGGCATTACCGATTCACCGGAAAGCTCACCGGAAAGCTTGCCTAAAAACGCAGCCAACAATCACGTTTACGACGTTCAGATTGTCCCTGGTGAAAGTAAAGCCGAAAGCACCGCAAAAATTACCGTCGACAAAGGCGCCGTTGAACAGATTGAAGGCGACACACTTGAAGACAAAGCTCAAGCCATTGAAAAAGAACTCAATGAGGCGAACCAGCAATACGACATCGCCGGTCCAGCAGAATATGACGTTGCCATCGTCTGCGACGACACATCCCCTCAATCAACCGCACCGGTTGCGCCTGCTGCACCCGTAGAGATCAAACATTTCCGCCAGGAAGAATCTGTTATGGGCATTCAAAGCTATCTCATCGGCAGAGGCCATGAACGTGTTGGAGATAAACACAATAATCCCGACGGAATGTTCGGCAACGGCTCAAACAAAGCTCTGGCCGAAGAAATCAAAAGCTTTCAACAACAAAACGGCATAGAGCCAACCGGCGAATACAATGACGCAACCCGTCAAGCCTATCTGACACAAGCTGCAAAAATGGAAGGCGGCTCGGCCGGGCGCGATGCCCTTGAAGGGTTCGTCGAAGGGCTTGATGCTATGAAAAATAAAGACATTGATGGTCACAGTGCCCTTGATCGTGTTTACCACCCGGAACAAGCTGTAGAACAAGCCCCACAAGCAGGTATGTGTAAAATCACAATCGATACCTCCATACTGGATAGCACGTTTAGCGTCAAACCCACTTAG
- a CDS encoding polymer-forming cytoskeletal protein has protein sequence MTDQDKTATEQEGSAPAVMGAYQRPGQAPVRAAGGYPGAYPGLGGSPADTGSDRRLTIGSGITMSGEIESCDYLLVEGTVEAALKGANVLEIAESGTFYGTVEINEANIAGRFEGDITVSGRLTVSSTGTVTGSISYKEIALEAGAIIDGKLTPLSAAPSAAKKPSAAPKVTKSAVPKVEKVERQPEPANNDEGLFSKAAAAAE, from the coding sequence ATGACAGATCAAGATAAAACAGCAACAGAACAAGAAGGCAGTGCGCCAGCAGTGATGGGAGCATATCAACGCCCCGGGCAGGCTCCGGTTCGCGCAGCGGGCGGTTATCCCGGTGCTTACCCTGGTTTGGGCGGCAGTCCTGCGGATACCGGTTCTGATCGTCGGTTGACAATCGGGTCTGGTATCACAATGTCTGGTGAAATCGAGTCTTGTGATTATTTGCTGGTGGAAGGGACGGTTGAAGCTGCGCTTAAAGGCGCGAATGTTCTGGAAATTGCAGAGAGCGGGACATTCTATGGCACTGTTGAAATCAACGAAGCCAATATCGCAGGTCGTTTTGAAGGTGATATCACTGTGAGTGGCCGTTTAACTGTTTCATCAACGGGAACAGTAACTGGGTCTATCTCTTATAAAGAGATAGCTCTGGAAGCGGGAGCAATTATTGATGGTAAGCTTACGCCTTTGTCAGCGGCTCCGTCGGCGGCAAAAAAGCCATCGGCAGCTCCAAAGGTCACGAAGTCGGCAGTGCCCAAAGTAGAGAAAGTTGAGCGGCAACCTGAGCCTGCTAACAATGATGAAGGTTTGTTCAGTAAGGCTGCTGCCGCTGCTGAATAG
- the nth gene encoding endonuclease III, whose product MTLSQKNIQLFFSRLRKIQPEPKSDLKWTNAYTLLVAVTLSAQATDAGVNKATHELFKIADTPQKMLGLGIDGLKEHIKTIGLYNNKAKNIIAMAEILVNEYDGQVPDSRDKLMKLPGVGRKTANVVLNIVFKQPTMAVDTHIFRVANRTGMAPGKTPEAVEQALLKAVPDEFALHAHHWLILHGRYTCKARKPDCPSCIVADLCEFKEKTHPD is encoded by the coding sequence ATGACTCTATCGCAAAAAAATATCCAACTTTTTTTCTCCCGCCTGCGCAAAATTCAGCCTGAGCCAAAAAGCGATCTTAAATGGACCAACGCCTACACCTTGCTGGTCGCCGTTACGCTTTCAGCCCAGGCTACCGATGCCGGCGTCAACAAAGCCACGCATGAATTGTTCAAAATCGCCGACACGCCGCAAAAAATGTTGGGACTCGGAATCGACGGCCTTAAAGAGCACATCAAAACCATCGGCCTGTATAACAACAAAGCCAAAAACATCATCGCCATGGCTGAAATTCTGGTCAATGAATATGACGGGCAAGTGCCCGACAGCAGAGATAAACTCATGAAGCTTCCCGGCGTAGGCCGCAAAACCGCCAATGTCGTACTCAATATTGTTTTTAAACAACCGACCATGGCCGTCGACACGCATATTTTCCGCGTCGCCAATCGCACCGGCATGGCTCCGGGCAAAACACCTGAAGCCGTCGAACAAGCCTTGCTGAAAGCCGTGCCCGATGAATTCGCCCTCCACGCCCATCACTGGCTCATCCTGCACGGACGCTATACCTGCAAAGCGCGCAAGCCCGATTGTCCAAGCTGCATTGTCGCAGATCTATGCGAATTTAAAGAAAAAACACATCCGGACTAA